The Cylindrospermopsis curvispora GIHE-G1 genome contains a region encoding:
- the pyrH gene encoding UMP kinase, whose protein sequence is MGTNYQRVLLKLSGEALMGNLGYGIDPEVVKGIAQELGEVVATGVQVAIVVGGGNIFRGVKAASAGMDRATADYIGMIATVMNAMTLQDSLERIGVQTRVQTAIAMQELAEPYIRRRAIRHLEKGRVVIFGAGSGNPFFTTDTTAALRAAEIEADVIFKATKVDGIYSADPKVHSNAKRYKTLTYGHVLAEDLRVMDSTAIALCKENNIPILVFDLTVRGNIRRAVMGESIGTLVGGSCDIS, encoded by the coding sequence ATGGGAACGAATTACCAACGGGTTTTACTGAAACTGAGCGGTGAGGCCTTAATGGGCAACTTGGGCTATGGCATTGATCCAGAAGTAGTCAAGGGAATAGCTCAAGAATTAGGAGAGGTGGTGGCCACTGGTGTTCAAGTCGCTATCGTGGTTGGTGGTGGTAACATTTTTAGGGGCGTTAAAGCAGCATCAGCAGGTATGGACAGGGCAACAGCTGATTATATAGGAATGATTGCCACAGTAATGAATGCCATGACTCTACAAGACTCCCTAGAGAGAATAGGAGTACAAACAAGAGTACAAACGGCGATCGCCATGCAAGAGTTGGCTGAACCATATATCCGCCGTCGTGCCATCCGTCATTTGGAAAAAGGACGAGTGGTGATTTTTGGTGCGGGTTCAGGTAATCCTTTCTTTACCACAGACACCACTGCTGCTTTAAGAGCAGCGGAAATCGAAGCAGATGTGATTTTTAAGGCTACTAAGGTAGATGGTATCTACAGTGCAGACCCTAAAGTTCATTCCAATGCCAAACGCTATAAAACCCTCACCTATGGTCACGTTTTGGCGGAGGATTTGCGAGTCATGGATAGTACCGCAATTGCCCTATGTAAAGAAAACAACATTCCAATTCTCGTCTTTGACTTAACCGTACGGGGGAATATCCGTCGCGCAGTCATGGGAGAATCTATTGGTACTCTTGTGGGAGGTTCTTGTGACATTAGCTGA